One window from the genome of Bacillus rossius redtenbacheri isolate Brsri chromosome 12, Brsri_v3, whole genome shotgun sequence encodes:
- the LOC134537431 gene encoding uncharacterized protein LOC134537431 isoform X3 codes for MPYILVRGNLASYGHKHPWRVLVSGLKASDIDQLKGFASGGYCDESTIVYLQHPCVILTALEVLDYRVVASSSTAVKQDYNEYMWTMRKEFSEPEPHAAKPDLVQVSNAAP; via the exons ATGCCGTACATTCTGGTGCGGGGTAATCTTGCATCCTACGGTCACAAACATCCCTGGAGAGTACTCGTATCTGGTCTCAAAG CGTCCGACATCGACCAGTTGAAGGGCTTTGCGTCCGGGGGCTACTGCGACGAGTCGACCATAGTGTACCTGCAGCACCCGTGCGTGATCCTCACGGCCCTCGAGGTGCTGGACTACCGCGTGGTCGCCTCCTCCTCCACGGCCGTGAAGCAGGACTACAACGAGTACATGTGGACCATGAGGAAGGAGTTCTCCGAGCCGGAGCCGCACGCCGCCAAGCCAG ACCTGGTGCAGGTTTCTAACGCCGCGCCGTAG
- the LOC134537431 gene encoding uncharacterized protein LOC134537431 isoform X4 gives MPYILVRGNLASYGHKHPWRVLVSGLKASDIDQLKGFASGGYCDESTIVYLQHPCVILTALEVLDYRVVASSSTAVKQDYNEYMWTMRKEFSEPEPHAAKPGY, from the exons ATGCCGTACATTCTGGTGCGGGGTAATCTTGCATCCTACGGTCACAAACATCCCTGGAGAGTACTCGTATCTGGTCTCAAAG CGTCCGACATCGACCAGTTGAAGGGCTTTGCGTCCGGGGGCTACTGCGACGAGTCGACCATAGTGTACCTGCAGCACCCGTGCGTGATCCTCACGGCCCTCGAGGTGCTGGACTACCGCGTGGTCGCCTCCTCCTCCACGGCCGTGAAGCAGGACTACAACGAGTACATGTGGACCATGAGGAAGGAGTTCTCCGAGCCGGAGCCGCACGCCGCCAAGCCAG GCTACTAG
- the LOC134537431 gene encoding uncharacterized protein LOC134537431 isoform X1, which yields MPYILVRGNLASYGHKHPWRVLVSGLKVAVAQCLSPASDIDQLKGFASGGYCDESTIVYLQHPCVILTALEVLDYRVVASSSTAVKQDYNEYMWTMRKEFSEPEPHAAKPDLVQVSNAAP from the exons ATGCCGTACATTCTGGTGCGGGGTAATCTTGCATCCTACGGTCACAAACATCCCTGGAGAGTACTCGTATCTGGTCTCAAAG TTGCAGTCGCGCAGTGTTTGTCTCCAGCGTCCGACATCGACCAGTTGAAGGGCTTTGCGTCCGGGGGCTACTGCGACGAGTCGACCATAGTGTACCTGCAGCACCCGTGCGTGATCCTCACGGCCCTCGAGGTGCTGGACTACCGCGTGGTCGCCTCCTCCTCCACGGCCGTGAAGCAGGACTACAACGAGTACATGTGGACCATGAGGAAGGAGTTCTCCGAGCCGGAGCCGCACGCCGCCAAGCCAG ACCTGGTGCAGGTTTCTAACGCCGCGCCGTAG
- the LOC134537431 gene encoding uncharacterized protein LOC134537431 isoform X2, with the protein MPYILVRGNLASYGHKHPWRVLVSGLKVAVAQCLSPASDIDQLKGFASGGYCDESTIVYLQHPCVILTALEVLDYRVVASSSTAVKQDYNEYMWTMRKEFSEPEPHAAKPGY; encoded by the exons ATGCCGTACATTCTGGTGCGGGGTAATCTTGCATCCTACGGTCACAAACATCCCTGGAGAGTACTCGTATCTGGTCTCAAAG TTGCAGTCGCGCAGTGTTTGTCTCCAGCGTCCGACATCGACCAGTTGAAGGGCTTTGCGTCCGGGGGCTACTGCGACGAGTCGACCATAGTGTACCTGCAGCACCCGTGCGTGATCCTCACGGCCCTCGAGGTGCTGGACTACCGCGTGGTCGCCTCCTCCTCCACGGCCGTGAAGCAGGACTACAACGAGTACATGTGGACCATGAGGAAGGAGTTCTCCGAGCCGGAGCCGCACGCCGCCAAGCCAG GCTACTAG
- the LOC134537431 gene encoding uncharacterized protein LOC134537431 isoform X5, which produces MSTYYYVSVKGSLHSSDCCVFGLIPQEIQAISKRFPSPTVEVLNGISVKCPPIQVINLLGELGYRVVSSTGEAEIVWTLQREL; this is translated from the exons ATGTCCACCTACTACTACGTGTCGGTGAAGGGTTCGCTGCACTCGAGCGACTGCTGCGTGTTCGGGCTGATCCCCCAGGAGATCCAGGCCATCAGCAAGCGCTTCCCCAGCCCCACCGTCGAGGTGCTCAACGGCATCAGCGTCAAGT GTCCGCCCATCCAGGTGATCAACCTGCTGGGCGAGCTGGGCTACCGCGTGGTGAGCAGCACGGGCGAGGCGGAGATCGTGTGGACGCTGCAGCGGGAGCTGTAG